AGGCAGCTGCATCATCTTGCCAAAAAACATTACAAAGAAGGTAAAGCCCAAGTAAAGCCAGGTTAAGCCAGCTTTGGCAGGTGCAGAGCCAATTAAAGCTGCAGCAAGGCCGATGAGAATCCAGATGAGGGGCACATAGGCCAAAGCGCCTGCTAAAACTTCGCCTAAAGCAAAGGGGTCTTCAACCACTGCCGCCGCTGCGGTCCACAATCCAAGAACGCTTACCACCTGCATAATGGCGGCCGTAATCAGGGCGACTGCTGTGTAGCTTCCCATCAGCCTTGCTCGGGAAACAGACCGGGCTAAGAGATGTTCAGTGCGGTTAGCCTTTTCTTCACTTCTTAGTTTGAGCATGACCAAAAGGGCAGGGATCGCAGCAATCATGGACATGATCGACAGCAGCATGGCAACAAACAGATCCAGGTAGGAAAATCCGGGAATAGTGGGAAGCATCTGCTGGTACAGTTCACTTGTTTCAATGAAGTTCTCCACTTCACCAAAGACTGATCCGTAGGAAGCCCCGAGCACAAATAATCCTACAGCCCAACCAATCAGGGTGGTTTTTTCCAGCCGCAGCACTAAGCCCATGGGGCTCAGAAGCAGGGGGGAAGCGTGTTTTCGGCCGGGCTTGGCAGCAATAAATCCAGCTTCCAAATCTCTAAGGGTATTGAGCTTAAAGGCAGCTAGAGTTACGAGTACAGCAGCTGAGAGAGTGACCACCAGGGGCCACCAGTAGTTGTTAACATAAACTTGGGAGCGCAGCACCAGACCTAGAGGTGAAATTAGCGACAGGGGTTCACTGCCGATATCCCCAACTGCCCGCAGAAGATACGATAAACCGAGAAAGCCAAATGAATAGGCGGATGCGGCTCGAGCGGTTTCGGTCAGCTGCGCGAAAAAGAGGGATGCGGCAGAAAAAAAGATTCCAGCTGCAGTTAAGACTGCACCGTAGGTGAGAGAACCCAGCCAATCCATGCCCTCAAGACCCAGCAGCGCTAAGCCGATGCCCACAGTCAACCCTAAGACAATATTAGTGAGGGTTAAGACCAGGAACACCGACGCGGCATTGGCCAGTTTGCCAACGGGTAGGGAGCGGATCATTTCGATGCGCCCCTGCTCCTCATCCCGCCTTGTGCAGCGGATCGTAATCAGGATGTTCATAATTGCCACTGTCACCGCCGTTAAGAGGAGCATCTGATGGGCCATAATGGCGCCCATGTGGTAGTTGGCGAGTCCATAACCCGGCCCGAGCATGGAGATCATAGC
This genomic interval from Bacillota bacterium contains the following:
- a CDS encoding ABC transporter permease produces the protein MNRNFFTNYRTLAGHVWRLNRVQIPVWVVSIAAFSVIMAAFLPTLFPEGPERQIIAQTMENPAMISMLGPGYGLANYHMGAIMAHQMLLLTAVTVAIMNILITIRCTRRDEEQGRIEMIRSLPVGKLANAASVFLVLTLTNIVLGLTVGIGLALLGLEGMDWLGSLTYGAVLTAAGIFFSAASLFFAQLTETARAASAYSFGFLGLSYLLRAVGDIGSEPLSLISPLGLVLRSQVYVNNYWWPLVVTLSAAVLVTLAAFKLNTLRDLEAGFIAAKPGRKHASPLLLSPMGLVLRLEKTTLIGWAVGLFVLGASYGSVFGEVENFIETSELYQQMLPTIPGFSYLDLFVAMLLSIMSMIAAIPALLVMLKLRSEEKANRTEHLLARSVSRARLMGSYTAVALITAAIMQVVSVLGLWTAAAAVVEDPFALGEVLAGALAYVPLIWILIGLAAALIGSAPAKAGLTWLYLGFTFFVMFFGKMMQLPEWMAKLTPWGYIPDVPLEPINSGSLILTILAAAGLIGIGLYGYGKRDIYG